In one Lycium barbarum isolate Lr01 chromosome 7, ASM1917538v2, whole genome shotgun sequence genomic region, the following are encoded:
- the LOC132601364 gene encoding uncharacterized protein LOC132601364, with translation MHWDEAAELQLFQMNEMEEFRYHSYESAALYKEKMKHYHDVKLLKRDFQPSDSVLLFNSRLKLFPSKLKSKWSGPFTLVSVSPNGSMELKSKDGTHTFRVNGHWVKHYHLIVDGDKIVDAHRLKHGTGS, from the coding sequence ATGCATTGGGACGAAGCAGCCGAGTTGcagttgtttcaaatgaatgaaatggaggAGTTTCGGTATCATTCCTATGAGAGTGCGGCTTTGTATAAAGAAAAGATGAAGCATTATCACGATGTCAAACTTTTAAAGAGAGATTTTCAACCGAGTGATTCGGTGTTGCTATTCAACtcaaggttgaagctctttccAAGCAAAttgaaatccaagtggtccggtccttttactttggtgagtgttTCACCCAATGGTTCGATGGAATTGAAGTCCAAAGATGGGACTCATACTTTCAGAGTGAATGGCCATTGGGTAAAGCACTATCATTTGATTGTTGATGGTGACAAGATTGTCGATGCTCACCGGTTGAAACATGGCACTGGATCTTGA